One Kitasatospora sp. NBC_01287 DNA window includes the following coding sequences:
- a CDS encoding PP2C family protein-serine/threonine phosphatase: MLLPLVLIVVITTVDILSPPEIHLGPLLVVAPAITASFAGARLTALVSLLAVAALTVIGFLRDGVTTANHETQIAGLVIVSAVVVSFTALRDRHARELTRVRSVAEAAQRVLMRPLPSRLGPLRIASVYLAAEAEAQVGGDLYAAVRTATGTRLIVGDVRGKGLASLEEASLLLGAFRAAAHLQASLPDLAAHLDGSVSWDLAGDRGAMAGAGAGAGAGADAGEDGEAGRAQAGTDREAGESFITAVLLDIPDDGSTIQVINCGHPPPMLLRQGRVLALEARRPAPPLGLGGLLEADYHADEFPFAPGDRLLIYTDGVIEARDTTRAFYPLADRLRGWTADPPGPLLQHLQHDLLAHAGGHLGDDAAMVAVERVGRPSDPGGAAGGGAEARRGDALG; the protein is encoded by the coding sequence GTGCTGCTCCCCCTTGTGCTGATCGTGGTGATCACCACGGTCGACATCCTGAGTCCGCCGGAGATCCACCTCGGGCCGCTGCTGGTGGTCGCCCCCGCGATCACCGCCTCCTTCGCCGGCGCCCGGCTGACCGCACTGGTCAGCCTGCTCGCGGTGGCCGCGCTGACGGTGATCGGCTTCCTGCGCGACGGGGTGACCACGGCCAACCACGAGACCCAGATCGCCGGGCTCGTCATCGTCTCGGCCGTCGTGGTCAGCTTCACCGCGCTGCGCGACCGCCACGCGCGCGAGCTGACCCGGGTCCGCTCGGTCGCCGAGGCCGCGCAGCGGGTCCTGATGCGCCCGCTGCCCTCCCGGCTCGGCCCCCTGCGGATCGCCTCGGTCTACCTGGCCGCCGAAGCCGAGGCCCAGGTCGGCGGCGACCTCTACGCGGCGGTCCGGACCGCCACCGGCACCCGGCTGATCGTCGGCGACGTCCGCGGCAAGGGCCTGGCCTCGCTGGAGGAGGCCTCGCTGCTGCTGGGCGCCTTCCGGGCCGCCGCGCACCTGCAGGCCTCGCTGCCGGACCTCGCCGCGCACCTGGACGGCAGTGTCAGCTGGGACCTGGCGGGGGACCGGGGCGCGATGGCGGGTGCGGGTGCGGGTGCGGGTGCGGGCGCGGACGCCGGGGAGGACGGGGAGGCGGGCAGGGCGCAGGCGGGCACGGACCGGGAGGCGGGCGAGTCGTTCATCACGGCGGTGCTGCTGGACATCCCCGACGACGGGAGCACGATCCAGGTGATCAACTGCGGCCACCCACCGCCCATGCTGCTGCGGCAGGGTCGGGTGCTGGCGCTGGAGGCGCGCCGGCCCGCGCCGCCGCTGGGGCTGGGCGGCCTGCTGGAGGCCGATTACCACGCCGACGAGTTCCCGTTCGCGCCCGGGGACCGGCTGCTGATCTACACCGACGGCGTGATCGAGGCCCGCGACACCACCCGCGCCTTCTACCCCCTCGCCGACCGGCTGCGCGGCTGGACCGCCGATCCCCCGGGGCCGCTGCTCCAGCACCTGCAGCACGACCTGCTGGCCCACGCGGGCGGGCATCTGGGCGACGACGCGGCCATGGTGGCGGTCGAGCGGGTGGGCCGCCCGTCCGATCCCGGCGGCGCGGCCGGCGGGGGCGCGGAGGCCCGCCGCGGCGACGCCCTAGGGTGA
- a CDS encoding M48 family metalloprotease — protein MAADDAGAAGAAGTSASAAGAGTGTGGSGTGTGGTGTGGSGGARGGADFTPEELARGRALRRAQVPWLLGGQLAGLVVTLLLGLTPAGAHLVHWAGDLFGGSWAAQVLGGTLALVLIGQLVGLPSGARVRVVRARFGLVTQGWAGWAVDQLRGLALGLVLALPLALGVYALIGWSTRWWWAPAAGAAALLTVVFSFLFPLLVEPLFNRFTPLADGELRTALLALAERDGVRVREVLVADASRRTTALNAYVSGFGATRRIVAYDTLLSTAEQREVELVVAHELGHVVHRDVPRGTALGALGAAVAVAVLGLLAALPALRSAAGVPDLADPRSLPLLAALAAVLGALAGPPQAAVSRRIEAAADRHALELTADPEQFIAMQRRLAVANVADVDPPRALELLFATHPSTARRIAAARRWTASADGRARATG, from the coding sequence GTGGCGGCGGACGACGCGGGTGCGGCGGGTGCGGCGGGCACGAGCGCGAGTGCGGCAGGCGCAGGCACGGGCACGGGCGGGAGCGGCACGGGCACGGGCGGCACGGGCACGGGCGGGAGCGGTGGGGCGCGCGGTGGGGCCGACTTCACGCCAGAGGAGCTGGCCAGGGGGCGGGCGCTGCGCCGCGCGCAGGTGCCCTGGCTGCTCGGCGGGCAGCTGGCGGGCCTGGTGGTGACGCTGCTGCTCGGCCTCACCCCCGCCGGGGCGCACCTGGTGCACTGGGCGGGCGACCTGTTCGGCGGCTCCTGGGCGGCCCAGGTGCTGGGCGGGACGCTGGCGCTGGTGCTGATCGGGCAGCTGGTCGGGCTGCCGTCCGGGGCCCGGGTGCGGGTGGTGCGCGCGCGGTTCGGCCTGGTCACCCAGGGCTGGGCCGGGTGGGCGGTGGACCAGCTGCGCGGCCTGGCCCTGGGCCTGGTGCTCGCGCTGCCCCTCGCGCTCGGCGTCTACGCGCTCATCGGCTGGTCGACCCGCTGGTGGTGGGCGCCGGCGGCCGGGGCGGCGGCGCTGCTCACGGTGGTGTTCTCGTTCCTCTTCCCGCTGCTGGTCGAGCCGCTCTTCAACCGCTTCACCCCGCTCGCGGACGGCGAGCTGCGCACCGCCCTGCTGGCCCTGGCCGAGCGCGACGGGGTGCGGGTGCGCGAGGTGCTGGTGGCCGACGCGTCCCGCCGCACCACGGCGCTCAACGCGTACGTCTCGGGCTTCGGCGCGACCCGGCGGATCGTCGCCTACGACACCCTGCTCAGCACCGCCGAGCAGCGGGAGGTGGAGCTCGTGGTGGCGCACGAGCTCGGGCACGTGGTCCATCGCGATGTGCCGCGCGGCACGGCGCTCGGCGCGCTCGGCGCCGCCGTGGCCGTGGCGGTGCTCGGGCTGCTGGCCGCGCTGCCCGCCCTGCGGTCGGCGGCCGGGGTGCCGGACCTGGCCGACCCGCGCTCGCTGCCGCTGCTGGCGGCGCTCGCCGCGGTGCTGGGCGCGCTGGCCGGCCCGCCGCAGGCCGCGGTGAGCCGCCGGATCGAGGCGGCCGCCGACCGGCACGCGCTCGAACTCACCGCCGATCCTGAGCAGTTCATCGCGATGCAGCGCCGCCTCGCGGTGGCCAATGTCGCGGACGTCGACCCGCCCAGGGCACTGGAGCTGCTCTTCGCGACCCACCCGAGCACCGCGCGCCGGATCGCCGCGGCCCGGCGGTGGACGGCGTCCGCCGACGGACGGGCCCGGGCGACCGGCTGA
- a CDS encoding nucleotidyltransferase domain-containing protein has protein sequence MLRAGTGLDQDGLIVREGALAKVPSAFAEVVAHARVAVAEAFGPESLDSAYLYGSIPRGTAVAGRSDLDLLLALRHRPTDADRATADALQRDLDHRFAQLNGAGILLFGAAELLSEAERYDLGWFVACLCTPLLGDDLGERLPRYRPSGLLARETNGDLADRLPRWRARAAAATTADDPAAERRALSRGAGRHLVRTGFTLVMPRWPGWTSDLAESAEVFAHYYPQQADQMRAVAAAAPSGSTDPALLHLMFEELGPWLATEYTAVHGVKTPRPQA, from the coding sequence ATGCTGCGGGCCGGTACGGGGCTGGACCAGGACGGGCTGATCGTCCGCGAGGGCGCGCTGGCGAAGGTGCCGAGCGCCTTCGCCGAGGTGGTCGCGCACGCGCGGGTCGCGGTCGCGGAGGCGTTCGGGCCCGAGTCGCTGGACAGCGCCTACCTCTACGGCAGCATCCCGCGCGGCACCGCCGTGGCGGGCCGCTCCGACCTCGACCTGCTGCTGGCACTGCGCCACCGGCCCACCGACGCCGACCGCGCCACCGCCGACGCCCTGCAGCGCGACCTGGACCACCGGTTCGCCCAGCTGAACGGCGCGGGGATCCTGCTCTTCGGCGCGGCGGAACTGCTCAGCGAGGCGGAGCGGTACGACCTGGGCTGGTTCGTCGCCTGCCTCTGCACGCCGCTGCTCGGCGACGACCTGGGCGAGCGGCTCCCCCGCTACCGGCCCAGCGGCCTGCTCGCCCGGGAGACCAACGGCGATCTGGCGGACCGCCTCCCCCGCTGGCGGGCCCGCGCGGCCGCCGCCACCACCGCCGACGACCCCGCCGCCGAGCGCCGCGCGCTGAGCCGGGGCGCTGGGCGCCACCTGGTGCGGACCGGCTTCACCCTGGTGATGCCGCGCTGGCCGGGGTGGACGAGTGATCTCGCCGAGTCCGCCGAGGTGTTCGCGCACTACTACCCCCAACAGGCTGACCAGATGCGCGCGGTGGCGGCCGCCGCCCCGTCCGGGAGCACGGATCCGGCGCTGCTGCACCTGATGTTCGAGGAACTGGGCCCGTGGCTGGCCACGGAGTACACGGCGGTGCACGGGGTGAAGACGCCGCGGCCCCAGGCCTGA